One window of the Blastocatellia bacterium genome contains the following:
- a CDS encoding DUF4331 domain-containing protein, giving the protein MSRLKAMITTWLVLAVAAVSLLTSLPTTQAANHREAPITALDHKADITDYFAFVSYDNSDKVTFILNVDPLLEPANGPNYFPFDPEILYAIKVDNNNDAVEDITFEFRFNTEIRLPGVFTGFVGAGNGITSPPNAPRTLEGVVPPTTTVIVPPAITALDGPGSEGLSLRQTYTVTMVRGGQRTMLSQGRRLIAVPSNVGPRTMPDYPSLFQQGIYDLGNGIKVFAGTVDDPFWIDLGAAFDSLNFRSMGFPVPGVLTPAQDANDRQNFAADDVSGYNVNAIAIEVPIAMLTRTGRKEPASSPAATIGTWGTTSRPRIKILPSRPGGAAQLSPEFVQIQRMGNPLFNELIIGTGDKDKFSMSQPKDDAQFAAYALDPVLARVLNAIYREALPVPDAPRTDLLPLVTYAPPIAAPGTPAGPVADLLRLNTGVPPTPAAQRRRMGLLAGDAAGFPNGRRVSDDVTDIAARAVVGVLAGGRFAGFPHNSIGDGVNTNDAPYLETFPYVAYAWDGRNSRHVDPGEEGGGPIN; this is encoded by the coding sequence ATGAGTAGATTGAAAGCCATGATCACGACTTGGTTGGTCTTGGCCGTAGCAGCGGTCAGTTTGCTGACCAGCTTGCCGACGACGCAAGCAGCCAATCATCGAGAAGCGCCGATCACTGCGCTCGATCACAAAGCTGACATCACCGATTACTTTGCATTTGTCAGCTACGATAACTCTGACAAAGTCACGTTTATTCTCAACGTTGATCCCCTGTTGGAACCTGCCAACGGGCCAAACTATTTTCCGTTCGATCCAGAAATTTTGTATGCGATCAAGGTTGATAACAACAATGACGCTGTAGAAGACATCACGTTTGAATTTCGATTTAACACGGAGATTCGCCTTCCTGGCGTGTTCACGGGATTTGTCGGCGCGGGCAATGGGATTACGTCGCCCCCTAATGCGCCCAGAACACTGGAAGGCGTTGTGCCGCCCACTACGACTGTGATTGTGCCTCCGGCCATCACCGCGCTTGATGGCCCTGGATCAGAGGGGCTGAGCTTGCGCCAAACCTATACGGTCACAATGGTCAGGGGCGGCCAGCGAACTATGCTGAGCCAAGGTAGACGGCTGATAGCCGTTCCGTCCAATGTAGGGCCGCGCACCATGCCTGATTACCCGTCGCTCTTTCAGCAGGGCATCTATGATCTTGGAAATGGAATCAAGGTGTTTGCCGGCACGGTTGATGATCCTTTCTGGATTGATCTGGGCGCAGCGTTTGATTCGCTCAATTTCCGCAGCATGGGCTTTCCCGTGCCGGGTGTGCTGACGCCGGCGCAAGACGCCAATGATCGGCAGAACTTTGCTGCCGATGATGTGTCCGGGTATAACGTCAACGCGATTGCCATTGAAGTGCCGATCGCCATGTTGACGCGCACGGGCCGAAAAGAGCCGGCCAGCAGCCCTGCGGCGACAATCGGCACATGGGGCACGACCTCGCGTCCACGCATCAAGATTTTGCCGAGCAGGCCGGGAGGCGCAGCGCAGCTATCACCTGAGTTCGTGCAAATCCAGCGCATGGGCAATCCGTTATTCAACGAGCTCATCATCGGCACAGGCGACAAAGACAAATTCAGTATGAGTCAGCCGAAAGATGACGCGCAATTCGCTGCCTATGCGCTCGATCCGGTTTTGGCTCGTGTGCTCAACGCGATTTATCGTGAGGCGTTGCCCGTGCCAGATGCGCCGCGCACAGACCTGCTGCCGCTGGTGACGTACGCGCCGCCCATTGCTGCGCCGGGCACGCCGGCTGGTCCAGTGGCCGACTTGTTGCGATTGAACACAGGCGTGCCGCCGACGCCCGCAGCGCAGCGCAGACGGATGGGTCTCCTTGCCGGCGATGCAGCCGGCTTCCCCAACGGCCGTCGTGTCAGTGACGATGTTACCGACATTGCCGCTCGCGCCGTCGTGGGCGTGTTGGCTGGCGGACGGTTTGCCGGCTTCCCGCACAATAGTATCGGCGATGGCGTCAATACCAACGACGCGCCCTACTTGGAAACATTCCCCTATGTCGCGTATGCGTGGGATGGGCGCAATAGCCGCCACGTTGACCCAGGAGAGGAAGGCGGCGGGCCGATCAACTGA